A genomic window from Sulfurovum riftiae includes:
- a CDS encoding patatin-like phospholipase family protein yields MIEKLRNNDFSLVLSGGGALGISHLGILHDLEKESVYPSEIVGTSMGGIVGACVAIGMQEAEIYEQIKKFSNLFNWMKFSFSGNAMIDNEKIALIFETLFGNRKMKETDIPLKLIATNLLNGHKRVFTAEDDVLIKDAILCTMAIPGIFEEHIVDGEVYGDGFLCENLGVREASFKTVLAVDVLGENSFEKEMPDSFFKTANMMEMFEKSVRLLIYNQSRSHIACSTKEILLIEPETKGYKTFHFHKYEEIRKIGLGLLK; encoded by the coding sequence ATGATTGAAAAACTACGGAACAACGACTTCTCTCTGGTACTCTCCGGCGGTGGTGCACTGGGGATCTCACACCTGGGCATACTGCATGACCTGGAAAAAGAAAGCGTCTACCCTTCCGAGATCGTCGGAACGAGTATGGGCGGCATTGTCGGTGCCTGTGTGGCCATAGGGATGCAGGAAGCAGAGATCTATGAACAGATCAAAAAGTTCAGCAATCTTTTCAACTGGATGAAGTTCTCCTTCTCGGGCAATGCCATGATAGACAATGAAAAGATCGCATTGATCTTCGAGACGCTTTTTGGCAACAGGAAGATGAAAGAAACAGATATTCCCCTCAAACTCATCGCCACGAACCTTCTCAACGGACACAAGCGTGTTTTTACGGCAGAAGATGACGTACTGATAAAGGATGCCATTCTCTGTACAATGGCCATACCGGGTATTTTTGAAGAGCATATTGTGGACGGGGAGGTCTACGGAGACGGTTTTCTGTGTGAGAACCTGGGGGTAAGAGAAGCTTCCTTCAAGACTGTTCTGGCCGTAGATGTCCTGGGTGAGAACTCTTTTGAAAAAGAGATGCCCGACAGCTTCTTCAAAACAGCCAACATGATGGAGATGTTCGAAAAGTCCGTCCGTCTGCTTATCTACAACCAGAGCCGGTCGCATATTGCCTGTTCCACGAAAGAGATACTGCTCATCGAGCCTGAGACCAAGGGTTACAAGACCTTCCATTTCCACAAATACGAAGAGATACGGAAAATCGGGCTTGGGCTATTGAAATGA
- a CDS encoding SDR family NAD(P)-dependent oxidoreductase, with amino-acid sequence MSNIVITGCSTGIGLETAIYLKEKFITVYPTARDPKDVERLHALGFEHAMQLDVRKPEQIKAVIETVLEREGCIDAWFNNAGYGQPGAIEDVRTDVLREQFETNVFGLHECTRQIIPVMREQGYGKIIQHSSVLGLISLFGRGAYNASKYAIEGLTDTLRLELKGSGIYPVLLNTGPITSHFRENAMQKLRENVDIEHSVFSQKYQKSLSADKSKVPFNEEAVAVAKVVHRIVLAEKPKPRYYITKATYLLGYLKRLLSTSMLDSILLKIG; translated from the coding sequence ATGTCAAATATCGTCATTACGGGGTGCAGTACCGGTATCGGGCTGGAAACGGCCATCTATCTGAAAGAGAAGTTCATTACGGTCTATCCGACGGCAAGAGACCCAAAAGACGTAGAAAGGCTTCACGCTCTGGGCTTTGAACATGCTATGCAGCTCGACGTAAGAAAACCTGAGCAGATCAAAGCGGTCATCGAGACTGTCCTCGAAAGAGAAGGGTGCATCGATGCCTGGTTCAACAATGCAGGCTACGGACAGCCCGGTGCCATCGAAGATGTCAGAACTGATGTACTAAGAGAGCAGTTCGAGACCAATGTCTTCGGCCTGCACGAATGTACACGGCAGATCATTCCTGTTATGAGAGAGCAGGGCTACGGGAAGATCATACAGCACTCTTCCGTGCTGGGGCTCATCTCGCTTTTCGGAAGGGGTGCATACAATGCCAGTAAATACGCCATAGAAGGTCTGACCGATACCCTGCGCCTGGAACTCAAAGGTAGCGGCATATACCCTGTACTGCTCAATACCGGACCGATCACCAGCCATTTCAGGGAAAATGCCATGCAAAAGCTCAGAGAGAATGTAGATATAGAACATTCGGTCTTCAGTCAGAAGTACCAAAAAAGTCTCAGTGCCGACAAAAGCAAAGTACCTTTCAATGAGGAGGCTGTCGCTGTTGCAAAAGTGGTACACAGGATCGTACTGGCAGAGAAGCCGAAGCCGCGATACTACATTACCAAAGCCACCTATCTGCTGGGGTATTTGAAACGTCTGCTGAGTACTTCAATGCTGGACAGTATCCTGCTGAAGATCGGATAG
- a CDS encoding metal ABC transporter substrate-binding protein: MKKIFILTLLLSASLFAKINVVTSYPYLAKITEKIGGSSVHVTALASARMDPHFIVPKPSLIPKLSRANLLIINGAGLEIGWLPPLLKRANNAAINPGANGFADASKAVRLIDRPKTISRAYGDVHPDGNPHFILDPHNVIPIAKLIAKKLSHVDPAHKALYQKNLSLFIRQWHAFLGQFDAQMRTCKGKKVVQYHELYNYLLKRYGIRSMATLEPLPGISPSSKHTMKVIGIIRTNHIGTILQDPYHEKKTARFIAKKTGAKVITLPQDTGAVKGTGSLESFYRTISKRLCH, encoded by the coding sequence ATGAAAAAGATCTTTATACTTACCCTGCTTTTATCCGCCTCTCTCTTCGCCAAGATCAATGTGGTAACAAGTTACCCCTACCTGGCGAAGATCACCGAAAAGATAGGTGGGTCCTCCGTCCATGTCACGGCACTTGCTTCGGCAAGAATGGACCCGCACTTCATTGTGCCCAAGCCCTCGCTCATTCCAAAACTGAGCCGTGCCAACCTGCTCATCATCAACGGTGCGGGACTGGAGATAGGCTGGCTGCCGCCGCTGCTCAAGAGAGCCAACAATGCCGCGATCAACCCCGGTGCTAACGGCTTTGCCGATGCCAGCAAAGCAGTCCGTCTCATAGACAGGCCCAAAACAATTTCCCGTGCTTACGGCGATGTGCATCCGGACGGAAATCCGCACTTTATTCTCGACCCACACAATGTCATCCCTATAGCCAAACTGATCGCCAAGAAACTCTCTCATGTCGATCCGGCGCACAAGGCACTGTACCAGAAGAACCTTTCGCTCTTTATACGGCAATGGCACGCTTTTCTCGGGCAGTTCGATGCCCAGATGCGTACCTGTAAAGGGAAAAAAGTGGTACAGTACCATGAACTCTACAATTACCTTCTGAAGCGCTACGGTATCCGCTCTATGGCGACACTTGAACCGCTTCCCGGTATTTCACCCAGTTCAAAGCATACGATGAAGGTCATCGGTATTATCCGGACCAATCATATCGGGACCATTCTTCAGGACCCTTACCATGAAAAGAAGACGGCCCGTTTCATTGCGAAGAAAACCGGTGCCAAGGTCATTACCCTGCCACAGGATACCGGCGCGGTCAAAGGCACAGGCAGTCTTGAAAGTTTCTACCGTACCATAAGTAAAAGATTATGTCACTGA
- a CDS encoding EAL domain-containing protein: MPIRAINDKHYRGISELYRKSDGVVTGYYITYRDAEGKPVKRRVDADTRDEALHRLHEIKQEIDLLKKEKTMSAVLPGPVKDVVTKTQKRGTAAVSASVKTMHAYQEMISDYKGIAVVSLIDIIAFDEINIAYGYETGARMVKEMEELLRNTLEGSARKGIDPAACELYHIYAGKFCLFIKEDLSPLLIDLLVKILLKKVSGYRFAISPKNHIQINAVFGATKSGSKDRLLYAEKALQEAKSSHNCYIYQDACASDRSGHLYETLLANINHSKVTPYFQGIFEADKADRPYKFESLMRLVDMDGNIISPVVFLEKSKEFRLYTQLMEQMIQKVLDVVVENDVPVTLNLSYIDISNTELCDTLIEKIRSMQIGHRLTVEILESEQIEDLEMVNEFIFALKKNGVSIAIDDFGSGFSNFDNIANLDIDYIKLDGSLISKIHDRRHRIILENMVNICHDLGIKTIAEYISDESIMELAKSIGVDYLQGYHLHMPEHWECVAETFGMKGGENA; encoded by the coding sequence ATGCCTATCAGAGCGATCAACGACAAGCACTACCGCGGTATAAGCGAACTTTACCGCAAGTCTGACGGTGTGGTCACAGGTTACTACATCACCTATAGGGATGCAGAAGGCAAACCTGTCAAACGTAGAGTCGATGCTGACACCAGAGACGAGGCCCTGCATAGACTGCATGAGATAAAGCAGGAGATCGACCTGCTAAAAAAGGAGAAGACAATGAGTGCTGTTCTGCCCGGACCGGTAAAGGATGTAGTAACGAAAACCCAAAAAAGAGGCACTGCTGCTGTAAGTGCTTCTGTCAAGACAATGCATGCGTATCAGGAGATGATCTCTGATTATAAGGGTATTGCTGTCGTATCTCTCATAGATATCATCGCTTTTGACGAGATCAATATCGCCTATGGGTATGAAACAGGTGCACGTATGGTCAAAGAGATGGAGGAACTCCTCAGGAACACACTTGAGGGAAGCGCACGGAAAGGAATTGATCCGGCTGCCTGTGAACTCTACCATATCTATGCCGGAAAATTCTGTCTCTTCATCAAAGAGGACCTCTCCCCTCTTCTGATCGACCTTTTGGTCAAAATACTTTTGAAAAAGGTCTCCGGATACAGGTTCGCTATCTCTCCAAAGAACCATATTCAGATCAATGCGGTATTCGGTGCGACGAAGAGCGGCAGCAAAGACCGCCTTCTTTATGCGGAAAAAGCGTTGCAGGAAGCCAAAAGTTCACACAACTGTTATATCTACCAGGATGCCTGTGCTTCGGACAGGAGCGGACATCTCTACGAAACACTGCTGGCAAACATCAACCACAGTAAGGTCACACCCTATTTTCAGGGTATCTTTGAAGCAGACAAAGCGGACCGCCCCTATAAGTTCGAAAGTCTTATGAGACTTGTCGATATGGATGGCAACATCATCTCACCTGTCGTTTTTCTGGAGAAATCCAAAGAATTTCGCCTCTATACACAGCTGATGGAACAGATGATCCAGAAGGTCCTTGACGTGGTCGTCGAGAATGATGTGCCGGTCACACTGAACCTTTCCTATATCGATATCAGCAACACAGAATTGTGTGATACATTGATCGAAAAGATCAGAAGCATGCAGATCGGCCACCGTTTGACGGTCGAGATCCTCGAAAGCGAGCAGATAGAGGACCTTGAGATGGTCAACGAGTTCATCTTTGCACTTAAAAAGAACGGGGTCTCCATCGCCATAGATGATTTCGGCAGCGGTTTTTCCAATTTTGACAATATCGCGAATCTCGATATAGACTATATCAAGCTTGACGGTTCTTTGATCTCGAAGATCCATGACAGGAGACACCGTATCATCCTTGAGAACATGGTCAATATCTGTCATGATCTCGGCATCAAGACCATTGCGGAATATATCAGCGATGAAAGCATTATGGAACTGGCAAAAAGTATCGGTGTCGACTACCTGCAGGGATATCATCTTCATATGCCCGAACATTGGGAATGCGTGGCAGAGACCTTCGGTATGAAAGGAGGCGAAAATGCATAA
- a CDS encoding methyltransferase family protein, with the protein MKKTYSILLVILQFGTIGVMLLLANYRFDLLSLIVFLAGVIVGIWALMHNRLGNFNIEPELKENCKLITTGIYKWIRHPMYASVTLMMLGVTLMDPRAVLWLLWLFLVNVLLLKAQREESLWISHDPCYHAYMKNTKYFIPYIL; encoded by the coding sequence ATGAAAAAAACCTACTCGATACTTCTGGTCATACTGCAGTTTGGAACCATCGGGGTCATGCTGTTGCTTGCGAACTACCGTTTTGACCTTCTCTCGCTCATCGTATTTCTTGCGGGGGTCATTGTCGGTATATGGGCGCTCATGCATAACAGACTGGGCAACTTCAACATCGAACCCGAACTCAAAGAGAATTGCAAACTCATCACAACGGGCATCTACAAGTGGATACGCCATCCTATGTATGCCTCGGTCACATTGATGATGCTTGGTGTCACGCTTATGGACCCCAGAGCGGTTCTCTGGCTGCTTTGGCTCTTTCTTGTCAATGTACTGCTGCTTAAAGCGCAGAGAGAAGAGTCTCTTTGGATCTCACATGATCCCTGTTATCATGCGTATATGAAAAATACGAAATATTTTATACCATATATTTTATAA
- a CDS encoding metal ABC transporter permease: protein MSLIELLWPAFILSVLLVFIHTVFGLEIIRRGVIFTDLAIGQFAAVGLAVSVALLDGAFQIFWTLGFALLAAVIIAFASRRVEHVEAFIGLLYALGMASMMLILAQSSEGMELFNKLNAADILFTLPEDLLSAFLLYGVIALIMFYLYPRISGIAKELVFFSALALTVTSSVQSAGVLVVFSLLVAPSYAALTQTRFKPLYFAWGFGSAAIITALLFSYYLDLPTGYSIIFCIVGSSLVYVLFRNMLAKK, encoded by the coding sequence ATGTCACTGATCGAACTTCTCTGGCCGGCTTTCATCCTCTCGGTACTGCTGGTCTTTATACATACGGTATTTGGTCTTGAGATCATCCGCAGGGGTGTTATTTTCACTGATCTCGCCATCGGGCAGTTCGCTGCGGTCGGACTGGCTGTCAGTGTGGCACTGCTTGATGGCGCGTTCCAGATATTCTGGACACTTGGTTTTGCCCTTCTGGCAGCAGTCATCATAGCATTCGCTTCACGCCGGGTAGAACATGTCGAAGCGTTCATCGGTCTTCTCTATGCACTGGGTATGGCTTCCATGATGCTCATACTGGCACAAAGCAGCGAGGGAATGGAGCTTTTCAACAAGCTGAATGCAGCCGATATACTCTTCACTCTGCCCGAAGATCTGCTGAGTGCATTCCTGCTTTATGGTGTCATAGCACTCATTATGTTCTACCTTTACCCCAGGATATCGGGGATCGCCAAAGAGTTGGTCTTCTTCTCGGCATTGGCCCTGACCGTTACCTCTTCCGTACAGAGTGCCGGAGTACTTGTGGTTTTCTCCCTGCTGGTAGCGCCCTCTTATGCCGCGCTGACACAGACACGGTTCAAACCGCTTTACTTCGCCTGGGGGTTCGGTTCTGCAGCCATCATCACTGCATTGCTCTTCTCCTACTATCTGGATCTGCCCACCGGATACTCTATTATCTTCTGTATCGTCGGTTCGTCACTGGTGTACGTTCTGTTTCGAAACATGCTTGCAAAGAAGTGA
- a CDS encoding STAS/SEC14 domain-containing protein, protein MLHVTLDRENALAVLEPDGALSKEDFDNAVKVIDPFIEEKGKLNGIVISAESFPGWEDFAALSRHITFIKNHHKKIKRLAFATDTAVIDYSKAIAAPFIDAEIKVFPFARFEEAKAWVAAAEENA, encoded by the coding sequence ATGTTGCATGTCACCTTAGACAGAGAGAATGCACTGGCAGTACTGGAGCCTGACGGGGCATTGAGTAAGGAGGACTTTGACAATGCGGTCAAGGTTATCGATCCGTTCATAGAAGAGAAGGGGAAGCTCAACGGCATCGTTATCTCTGCAGAATCCTTTCCGGGCTGGGAGGATTTTGCGGCACTGAGCAGGCACATCACGTTCATTAAGAACCACCACAAGAAGATCAAACGTCTTGCTTTTGCGACAGATACTGCCGTGATAGACTACTCCAAAGCCATTGCGGCACCGTTCATCGATGCCGAGATCAAAGTTTTTCCTTTTGCCCGGTTCGAAGAAGCAAAAGCGTGGGTAGCAGCAGCTGAAGAGAATGCATAA
- a CDS encoding DUF819 domain-containing protein — protein MELPMITDGFSYLAVLMAISAFIVFAEQKTKAKLFEYLPAIVIIYFVVMLLSTVGLWQKSESVTATYKTLKSDLLPAMIFLMLLNADMREIVKLGKKMLLTFLLASTSIAIGFIGMFTLFHSSFAPNAWKAFAALTGSWMGGTGNMVAIQGALDLPDAALGYTLLIDSIDYAIWVMILLALVPFAKRFNAWSKADTSVIDKVGERLALKDAARSPMDFASLFLLLGSALLVSALSQYMAALLPTTDFLTKTTWVVIIATLAGMFFAMTPLAKRSGASELANIMLYLIVALIASRANFAELTEAPLYILAGFVIIAIHAAIMILFAKLFRLDLFSLGVASLANIGGVASAPILASAYSKALIPIGVLMAMMGYILGTFGGLMVGKILEMIAA, from the coding sequence ATGGAGTTACCGATGATCACTGACGGTTTCAGTTACCTTGCCGTACTTATGGCAATCTCTGCTTTCATTGTCTTTGCCGAGCAGAAGACAAAGGCAAAGCTCTTCGAATATCTGCCTGCCATCGTCATTATCTATTTTGTGGTCATGCTGCTCTCGACCGTTGGGCTCTGGCAAAAGAGTGAATCAGTCACCGCTACCTACAAAACCCTCAAGAGCGACCTGCTGCCTGCAATGATCTTTCTCATGCTCCTCAATGCCGACATGCGCGAGATAGTGAAACTCGGAAAGAAGATGCTGCTGACCTTTCTGCTTGCCTCGACAAGTATCGCCATCGGTTTCATAGGCATGTTCACCCTCTTCCACTCCTCTTTTGCACCAAATGCATGGAAGGCCTTTGCCGCACTGACAGGGTCATGGATGGGCGGTACAGGCAATATGGTGGCCATTCAGGGTGCCCTGGACCTGCCAGATGCCGCATTGGGCTACACACTGCTCATAGACTCCATCGATTATGCCATCTGGGTGATGATCTTGCTGGCGCTGGTGCCTTTTGCCAAACGTTTCAATGCATGGAGCAAAGCAGATACCTCCGTCATAGACAAGGTAGGAGAGCGTCTGGCACTGAAAGATGCTGCCAGGAGCCCCATGGACTTCGCCTCGCTCTTCCTGCTGCTTGGTTCAGCACTGCTTGTCTCGGCACTTTCCCAGTATATGGCAGCTTTGCTTCCCACGACCGATTTCCTGACGAAAACGACCTGGGTGGTCATCATCGCTACGCTTGCAGGCATGTTCTTTGCCATGACACCGCTTGCAAAACGCTCCGGAGCTTCCGAACTGGCGAACATCATGCTCTATCTCATCGTGGCGCTCATCGCTTCGCGTGCCAATTTCGCCGAACTGACAGAGGCACCGCTCTACATTCTGGCAGGGTTCGTCATTATTGCCATCCATGCAGCCATTATGATACTCTTTGCCAAGCTCTTCAGGCTTGACCTCTTCTCTCTGGGGGTGGCATCACTGGCGAACATAGGCGGTGTTGCTTCTGCACCCATACTGGCTTCAGCCTACTCCAAAGCACTCATCCCCATAGGAGTACTCATGGCGATGATGGGATACATACTTGGGACGTTCGGGGGATTGATGGTAGGAAAGATCCTCGAGATGATCGCAGCCTGA